A window of the Flavobacterium sangjuense genome harbors these coding sequences:
- a CDS encoding RNA-binding S4 domain-containing protein → MRVDKYLWCVRYYKTRNMVTEACRKNHITVNGQIAKPSREVFPMDKITFRKDQITYLITVLDIPQNRVGAKLVDIYRKDETPPETFAHLELLKLSKEHYRKSGTGRPTKKDRRDLDDLELGTDSTEL, encoded by the coding sequence ATGAGAGTAGATAAATATTTATGGTGTGTTCGTTATTATAAAACCAGAAACATGGTTACAGAAGCCTGCCGAAAAAATCATATAACCGTTAATGGTCAAATTGCAAAGCCTTCCAGAGAAGTTTTTCCAATGGACAAAATTACCTTTAGAAAAGACCAGATTACCTATTTAATAACCGTTTTAGACATTCCGCAAAATCGTGTTGGAGCAAAGTTGGTTGATATTTACCGAAAAGATGAAACGCCTCCTGAAACTTTTGCTCATCTTGAATTGCTTAAACTTTCCAAAGAACATTATCGAAAATCAGGAACCGGAAGACCAACAAAAAAAGACAGAAGAGATTTAGATGATCTCGAATTAGGAACAGATTCAACTGAATTATAA
- a CDS encoding FKBP-type peptidyl-prolyl cis-trans isomerase encodes MNNFFKIIFLFTLGLTVVSCSKSDSSSSEPLRDFTEQYTKDIANIETFMHTHYMEVVNNPGATNDQDVTFTLIPAGGTQTSIWDQTTYPILTRYITVEQNDVDVTYKIYYIQLRQGSGANSKSPCNVDRVLTSYRGEYIYSSTVTEGTPPVTTTTIKSNEFEESIDPQNYFNLTGVVRGWGEIFPQFKTGSYSGNPDGTTSYYDFGAGVMFLPSGLAYYSTSSGGIPAYSPLIFSFKLYEIQRMDQDGDGIYSFQEDLATLTTNSDGTFTVTNGVPDGYVYNMEEGKVNPDDTDGDEIPDFLDVDDDGDFFTTKSEIKNPITGQSYPFADIPTCGSSGNGKKKYLDPSCHYQP; translated from the coding sequence ATGAATAATTTTTTCAAAATTATATTTCTTTTTACTTTAGGTTTAACTGTGGTCTCTTGCTCTAAAAGTGATAGTAGCAGTTCAGAACCGCTTCGTGATTTTACAGAACAATACACAAAAGATATAGCCAATATCGAAACCTTTATGCATACGCATTATATGGAAGTAGTTAATAATCCAGGAGCGACAAATGATCAGGATGTTACTTTTACTTTAATTCCGGCAGGAGGAACACAAACCTCGATTTGGGATCAAACAACATATCCAATACTAACGAGATATATTACTGTTGAACAAAACGATGTTGATGTTACTTATAAAATTTATTATATTCAATTAAGACAAGGTTCAGGTGCAAACAGTAAATCACCATGTAATGTGGATAGAGTATTAACGTCTTATAGAGGCGAATATATTTATAGTAGTACTGTAACTGAAGGAACTCCACCAGTAACAACAACTACAATAAAATCTAATGAGTTTGAAGAATCAATTGATCCACAAAACTATTTTAATTTAACAGGTGTTGTTAGAGGATGGGGTGAAATTTTCCCGCAGTTCAAAACCGGAAGCTATTCAGGAAATCCGGATGGCACAACATCTTATTATGATTTTGGAGCCGGAGTAATGTTTCTGCCATCTGGTTTAGCTTATTACAGTACTTCATCGGGAGGAATACCAGCGTATTCACCACTTATATTTAGTTTCAAATTATATGAAATTCAAAGAATGGATCAAGATGGTGATGGAATTTATTCATTTCAGGAAGATTTAGCAACTTTGACAACAAATAGTGATGGGACTTTTACTGTGACTAATGGTGTTCCTGATGGCTATGTTTATAATATGGAAGAAGGTAAAGTAAATCCAGATGACACAGATGGTGACGAAATTCCTGATTTTCTGGATGTGGATGATGACGGAGATTTCTTTACTACCAAAAGCGAAATAAAAAACCCTATAACAGGTCAGTCTTATCCTTTTGCAGATATTCCAACTTGTGGTAGCTCAGGAAATGGAAAGAAAAAATATTTAGATCCAAGTTGTCATTATCAACCATAA